From the genome of Ananas comosus cultivar F153 linkage group 16, ASM154086v1, whole genome shotgun sequence, one region includes:
- the LOC109721914 gene encoding anaphase-promoting complex subunit 10 isoform X3, translated as MATESEGEEETAAAGVGGKLTGSPQLAVDGGDLREMAKKAAWSVSSCKPGNGVVALRDDNLDTYWQSDGAQPHLVNIQFQRKLKLQLVVLYVDFKLDESYTPSKISVRAGDSFHNLKEIKTVELVKPVGWVHISLSGTDPRCVFSPSGCTSVSNIAYFFDIILAELLVILAKHLFTPLCSNLPYCPIT; from the exons ATGGCGACGGAgtcggagggggaggaggagacggCGGCGGCAGGGGTTGGGGGGAAGCTGACGGGCAGCCCGCAGCTGGCGGTGGACGGCGGCGATCTGCGGGAGATGGCGAAGAAGGCAGCCTGGAGCGTCAGCTCCTGCAAGCCCGGCAACGGCGTCGTCGCCCTCCGCGACGACAACCTCGACACCTACTGGCA ATCGGATGGAGCACAGCCCCATCTGGTGAACATCCAATTCCAGAGGAAGCTCAAGTTGCAA CTTGTGGTTCTGTACGTCGATTTCAAGCTCGACGAGAGCTACACGCCTAGCAAGATCTCCGTCCGCGCCGGCGACAGCTTCCACAATTTGAAG GAAATAAAGACCGTGGAGCTCGTTAAGCCGGTCGGATGGGTGCATATATCTTTGTCCGGAACTGATCCGCGGTGCGTCTTTAGTCCGAGTGGATGTACCTCTGTGTCGAACATTGcctattttttcgatattattttagCTGAGCTTCTGGTGATACTCG